A segment of the Chloroflexia bacterium SDU3-3 genome:
TCAATCTCCGTGAACGTCTTCGGAGGCATACGCCGGAGATCCCGCAGGACCGCCTTGAGATCGGGGAATGCGAAGTATTCGGTAAGGGTGCCAAGAGGATGCCGGTGCGCAGCGTAACGGTGCTTGAAGTACCACTCCACGTTGCCACGGTGCGGCCACGCATCGACGAGCGACACCGGCACATGCGCGCCCGTCACCCGTTGCAGCTCCAGCGCCACCTCCGCCATGCGCTCCGCGACCGGCCTCGTCGTCACGCCAATCTTGTGTATGACACCGGTGGGAAGGGTGATCTGGAACAGGTACAAGGTCGTGCTCAGGATGCGCCGCAGGTGCGCTCGATAGAGGCGCAGGTCCATGAGGTGCTCGTCGAGCAGCGCAGACTGGCGCGCATAATCGTTGGCCACGCCATCCTCTAGCTCGGCCAGGCGCGCCACGATGCGCGGCTCTTGTTCTGCACAGAACAGCTGGAGCGACAACTGACCGACGGGGATCTTGCCGCGCTTGGTCAGCTCATGCCGGTAGGTAAAACGGTTAAAGGTAGCGAGTCCCCGCTCCACCAGGTGCCCGACCTCAGGCATGGATATGCTGCCGCCTCCGCTGAAACGGCGCAGCATATCCAGCTCCTTGGCCGTCACATCCACGCCAAAAAACTGATAGAGCGGCAACGTCGGCACGCTGGAATCATCGCGGTTCGCGGCGCGGCACGTCTCACCGGCGTGCGCAAAGTGCGGCTGTTTGATCTGGCCCTTTTTGGCAATGAGCGGAGCACCACAGTAGGGGCAGCCCAGATCGGTTTT
Coding sequences within it:
- a CDS encoding GIY-YIG nuclease family protein — its product is MWLTYGLAADGALVEIDAVVRGKTDLGCPYCGAPLIAKKGQIKQPHFAHAGETCRAANRDDSSVPTLPLYQFFGVDVTAKELDMLRRFSGGGSISMPEVGHLVERGLATFNRFTYRHELTKRGKIPVGQLSLQLFCAEQEPRIVARLAELEDGVANDYARQSALLDEHLMDLRLYRAHLRRILSTTLYLFQITLPTGVIHKIGVTTRPVAERMAEVALELQRVTGAHVPVSLVDAWPHRGNVEWYFKHRYAAHRHPLGTLTEYFAFPDLKAVLRDLRRMPPKTFTEIEREVLAGEPAPIERQIAAERTAAARKAAHAAATRAGMRAVAAQGTHVGRPHGGEDATVFLAKPSSQRVLAALAQGLGVRAAARAAGVAINTVRKVQQLRVLDTQER